The genomic region TGTTCTATCATGAATCCTTAGAAAATCCATttatagatttatttttaatggttTCACCTAGACCTTTCTTGGTCTCCTAGTCCTACATCTAATTATATGGCTATCCAGCATCTGGTTCACTCCGTAGTCCATACTGTGTTTTTATTAGCCTTCTTCTCACAAGGCCAAACCACCTTAGGCAAGATTATACCATCCTTTCCTCAACAGATGCTACCCTACTTTCTCTCTAATGTATGCATTTTTTATCCTCTATCTTGTATGTACACTCATCTACCACAGCATTATTATCTCTGCAACACTAAGTTTAATAGCTTATGCTCCTAGTGACTGTCTTTATAGCCCAACATTCTGCTCCATAGTCCATACAGCATCAAAATCTTATGGTTGAAACTCAAGTGGtagaaatgattaaaataaagcaAACAGAAGAGATCTGTCTTGCAGATATAAAAAATGAGGAATGTAAGAATACCCATAGTGCTTGATACACTATCAGAATTTTTCAGTGAAGATACCACAACCAAGCTTGGTTAGATCTATGAACAAACCAAAGGTTGCACTGTATGACTATAGCTATCTGACAATCTTAAGTTTGTCAAAGTAGTCCCATGCAAacccaacaaaacaaaatggatATGGTATCAACAAACACAAAAAGCCTTTAAAGGAAAAGAATCCATTTCACCAGTAATCACTTCAATGGGGtacttccattaaatgcttaAGCATATGATGATATAGCAGTCTGCTAGAGATAAGGATTACTAGGAAACTTTTATATAAACCTCTACCATTTACATACATGGAAGCTCTAACTAGAACTgaacacaaaccaaaaactaaaaagacAGAACACTTACATTGTAACAATGCCAAAATGATAGATACATCTGCCTCAGTTAAACGCTTGCTCAGCATGACCAAAAAGTCATATATTAAATCACTGAAAAAGCATTACAagatatattttagaaaaatgtagTTAACAAAAAGTTAATATAAAGTGTTTGGTGCAGTACAGTTTACCCACCTAGAACAGACTCCAAATATGCATAAATAGGATAAGAGAAGAGTAAGATTCCGCAAGGAGAGATTGTCTTCTTTATTGTACTCATCCTGAGCAGAAAATATATGAAGATTATAACTTTTGTAATCTCTAAAACACTGTAATGAGAGCAAAAGGTGGTCTGGAGAAGAAACTAAAACTGAAAAGGGAAATGAGTTAAAAACATATCAGCAAATcggtttttaatttatttgtttgcatgATATACCTCAAAGCATTTTGCAAAGGAAGCCATAAACTTTGCACTGAAGTCAACACCGACCAAGCATGCCATCCCAGCAACAAATGCAGCAAAAACAGCAGCATACcttcacaagaaaaaaaatgtcagtTACAATGAACACAACAACATAAAAAGGCTAGAAAGATAGACAGCAGGAACAGCCACCAGGAAAAATTACAGGAATTAGGATTGCCACAGGGACAAACATAGTATTTAACACAGGATAAAGGACGAAGAATCTGACATCTCCAAAGACCAAATAAAACTTTCTGAATCCCTACACAATGTTTACAATAATAACAATGGCCTCAATCTCGACACCCAAGATTAATTATTCTAAACTATACAGATTCCTGCACCAGAGTATCTAGAGTGATTCAATCATATCTTAGATATCACTGTCAAACAAGCTTTTTTAACCATGTTTTACCTTCTCATATGGACAAAGAATATCCTCAACCTCTTCCTTTTCCTATGCCATTAATGTTGTATGTTTTCACATTTCCTGGTTGGAGCATCTGAATATAAGGCTTAAGGCTAAAACTAAATCTGACAGAATCCTTATACAATCAATCTTTAAAAGCTTAAATTCATCTTATCCTATCATTTAAGACTACAACTAAATTCGATTGAATATCTTCATTTATTTTCTGACCTTCCCCTAAAACCAAAATAGAGCTCAACAAATTGCCTccaacataaaaaaacaaaaaatcaaggaTTTAGCAACTTCACTGAGGGAGGTAAGAGTAGTAAGGCAAAAATCCTTAACTGTTGATTTCCACGAGGACCACTAGAACATGATGCCAAAACTTCCTCAGTCAAGATCTGTGTAGCAACACTACGAGCAACAGACTGCAACGGATTACATCATAGAAGTTAAGTAACTATTAAAACTCCAGAGGAACAAAACTGCTTTTGTTTCAAAGAAGCTACTAgtatggaaaaataaaacataagaaaCATAGGCATATAAGTATGTATGTTGAGTGGACAAATCAATTAGTTGGAATAGTAACTATCCTTTGAAAAATCATTGCACCAGAAGTTCCCAATAGTTAATATGATCCTATATGATTCAATTTAAAGCATAAACAGCAGGGGAAGAGTAGCAGCACAAACGATTTTACAATGATCACTCATTCTTTACGTGGAGAAGATAACCAAGatgattcaacaaaaaaaaaatgttctacCAAACTTGTTCTAATTCATAAAAGTTATCAATCTATGCCCTAAAGTGACTTCAACCTCCATGCTGGAGTTAGCAAAAGGTCTTCGTACTTTATTTCTTCCAAACTAATTAAACTTTGACAAGGCAACAGTGGAATAAGATTAATCACTTTATCTTTAGAAATGGGCACAACctcacaaataatttaaaaagataagctcttttcaattaaaaaatgttaagtgCAATAGCGGAATAAAAGGAATGGGGGGGAGACTAAGTTTTAAGCCTTCCTAGAATCATCTTCATCCTCTTGCTCACCTCTCCTTTTATCCATTTCAAAACAAACTCATAATTTTGTTACaagaaatcaaacaaacatTAATTTGCAAGACTGCTATATGAGCGACATACCTGAAAGATCAAGGACAATTCCCCAGTAATTGACTCAACATTAGATTCAGAAAGTCTATTAAGAAGGCCTGAAGAAAAAAGTTCAAGTAGAAAGAAAAGCAATTAATGGTATACAATTAAAAATGCCAATTCAAAACAAAGCCTATCCTACTTACCACGCACACGTCTTCGAATTTGAGTATGCTCTTCAGGTTCATTGCCTGCACGAGCTCTCAAGTGAGGcgctatatatttttctttggctTTCTTTTCCGGAACTTCAGCAGGAGCATCCCCCAATTCCGCTTCCATTCCACAAGATTTCATAGGCTTGGATATGCCAACACCATCATCCTCCGCATTGTCTTCCTGCTGTTGACCCGACAAtttccttttcttaattttcttcctTGAAGGTGCACTATCAGGAACATCATCCGATTCTACGTCTTCTTCAGAAGTTTCTACATGCCGTGATACATCATCCATTGCTTCcactttcattcttttctttgaaaacttgTCCTTCTTAGTCGATGAGCTCTTCTTCAATCTCTTCGTGGACAATTCACCAGTACCAAGAACCCCCCCTTCTCCCATGAAATCAAAAGCTGACGACATTCCATCGAGTATTATGTTCAGCCCATCATCCAGTCCCCTCAATTTTCCTTCCTTCACCTTGAGCTTCTTGGAAAGCTTCCTTTCAAGTTCTAGATCCTTTTTGGCAGCTATAGAAACATCCTGCAGGCCCATCATCTCCACCATGCTCTTCCTGGAACATTTGTTAGAAAAAcccttctttgttttcttctttttctttgcaaCAGAACCACCATGTTCTTCCTCTGACAACATGTATTCTTCATCTGTCTCATGTTTCCTAGAGTAAGATTCCAACTTCTCAATTTGTGTTTCCTTGACACTAGGACTAACTGATGTGTCGGATTTGCTTTTAGTTTCTAACTCTGAATCTGAATTGTTGCCATGTTTTTTCAAAGCTCGAGATTTCTATacaacaagaaattaaaaaaaaaaatttcattgtttTGATAAGAAAACAATACatacaaataaaactaaaaaaaaaagaagctatgATAGAGTTACCTGGTGGAGGAGCCAGGAGTGATGTTTTGATGCATTCTTTGCCAAGCGGGATTCTTTCCTTCGTTCCCGGCGCGATTTCTCCAAGGTTTGCTTCTCTGAAATGTAGTTTATTCAAAAACACacccaataaaaaagaaagaaattgaaatgcaaaactgaaaaataataaattttaaagtttaaaggAAAGAGGGTTACCCATGCTTTGCTTCGGAAGTGAAGCTGAGAAAAGGGTGTGAAGGTTAGAGGAATAATGGTGCCGGTGAAGACGCAGAACGGCGAGAACGAACCTGAGGAAGAAGACGATTGTTGCTGGGTTTGAAATTTGGGCAATAGGTCACTTCATCGGCCTGAAAATTAAAGGCCCATTCATTAAGGCGGGGTTTGTGGGCTATTGTATACTGCACACATATTATTGCATCCTACACCTCTCATTACATTTGGGAAATTTCGGAAAGTTCATTCCAGAATATAAATTGAATGAGCTTTCTAGAATGCTATGAGGTGTCCGATGCAATAGTAGGAGTGCAGGATATAAATGCTATGTTTGTGATGCTATTTGATTTGGTTTgggttttcttttaataaatcatttgaactaaacataaaaaataaaaaaattatatataattcgatttgaaaaaattatatccAAATCAATCTTTTCTAGTTTCGTTTGGATTGATTTAgcgatttttaatatttttaattttatctttaggtagttttttaaaatatttaatttaactaaaaaatgacattaacactatcaaacattcaaaattttatttagacaTTATCACCCAACTTTACCTAATAAATTcatatacatttaaaaatttatcgtGTTTTGACTTAATAAGTTATATGAAGTAGAAATTAATGATCTAGTCAACACACACAAATATAGTTAAGTTcaaattacacttttttttttactaaagtaTAAATTACACTTAGAATGAATTATAATTCAATCTTATATATTTGCATTGTataggtaaaaaaaacaaaatatagttaGTGCGTGTGAGTAATCCCtagaaagataagaaaaagatTGAGTTTATAGctaatttttagattttgtgTGTACTCGACCTATCTGTTTTATACAGGGCTTAGAGGACATTTCAGAACTCCAAATGAAACGTGTGAGTAATccctaaaaatataagaaaaatatcttcATATTTGTCACAAATAAGTTTTGGTCAATCTTGTCATCTCGAGGATCAAATTAAGTTTTGAAGTCAGAACCTCTATACTTGAATAATTGGATTGTGAGTTTGGGCTTTGTTTTGTgttattagtttaattagggAAATTAGATGGGCCTAGTCAAGGCTCATCCATTCCTTTTGAGTAGTCACTCTATATAATAATGTCAGTTAGTtacttcattttataaaaaactgAATTAGTTATTTGTTATgcaagttttttcttttctctcttcttctctcaacttttcttcattcttcttcttattttcacTTATGTTCTTCCATTTcttgcacaaaatttcatggTTTTTCCATTGTTGATGATCATGGAAgactaaataattaatcaattcaaGGATCCACTCCaaacaaaattgaatttgaCTTCTAGTTTAGTATTTCTAATCTTTATGAATGTTCATCTTTCTCtccaatcttattttttattttcatgattatgattatgcttAAGATTGAAAATGGATAAGGTTAtggattcatttcctaattttgaaatttaatcatAGATTGTTTGAATGATTTTTCAACCTAATTTGCGATTTCAAACAATTTAGAGATTAATTTGATTGAACTATCTCTAGTGCATTTGATTGAACATCATTCGTAGAAACTATGATATTTCGATTTACATTGatttggtgaattggattgatgatATTAAACTTGACTTGTATTATGTTCTTGTtctgttttgtttcttcatcTTTGTTTTTGTGTCTTTTCGCATTCCTTTATATTTACTTACAAACTGTTTGATAAAATTTCCCCCTTTATATTTATAAGTGAATGAATGAATGTATGAATCAAATGGAATCATATTTCTAAGTTTGACTTAGGTTAATCCAATGGtacaaaattttttaattttatttgtttttgaaatgaTTCCACAGGCACTggcattttgaaaaaaaatagttgtgaATAACTTTTATTCTTGTAGTGAAAGAAGTGAGAACAAATTACCATTCTATATTTTGCTATCCAAATCCTAATTCATgtaaattatcatatttttaaacaGTGCAGATGGTCAGCCATGAGAACAAATTTACTCTTTTTCAGTTTTAGAGGGAAAATTTTTCATTTAGTATTCACATGTGCCtaacaaaacttttttttttattcagaacAAATAGAATAGATTAAGAGTAACAGatgtaattttaaatgaatCCGGTTATAGATGAGATTGTTTAAGAATTTCACATAGACATTctcttttatgaattttattgtaatttcccttctttaattttaatctctcTAGTTCTCTACAAGTTCcaatattcttaattttattttaattacaaaagattttcaatcttttttctgcatttaaaatttaaataatctgTTTTTTCTTAGTCAAAATGCTAGATGTATACTATTTTGTGcgtattaatatttttacactAGTAATTGACTTAGAAAGTGGTGATTAAAATGTATTATAGTCACCAAAACATTAATCATCACAACGGTAACTATTGTTTTGGCATCTATACATTTTACACATGTAAGTCTGCAAGCTAATAATACGACATGGAAGGCAGGCCGCGGGAAACAAATAACTCTTTTCCAATGAATATCCATTTGACACGTTCCACATGGCATATATTGAAGAACTCACCATTCCGAAACAAAGGAATAAATATATCTTATGTCTTATATAATTGAcagataattattattattaagcaaATACTTACTAAGATATGTCAGCTTTTAAATAGATTTTTGTATCTCAAcatattttctaacttttaaccGAGAAAAaccttaaacaaaaaaatgtataattctttttttttatcataatattaataCAAAAGTATCTATTATTAGAAGtaattactaattttatttaagatcATAAGgacacataaaatttatatttattttttaacataatttatttcatattcaatatcataatttaaatcataCACCATTTGATTAAGAGATATATATGTTATTACTTATTATCACTATAGATtaagtataattttattcagactattacaatttacaattgTACCCTTTAAGaattaatatttatgaataaaaataattatccacTTTATGATTAAGTCAAGAAAAATTATATCCCTGCGTGTAAATACAAGTTATATGGTAAAAGCCGGCCTGATCCGGTACCCTTGTCTTGGTAGGAAGCTTGTTCCATGTATGTCGATAAAATCAATACATAACAAAGTCCTATATATAGTCAACATTGAAATGCAAATTGATGTGGGCTAACAATTAATTCATCTAAGCAATAACATATTTGCATAGATAGACATTAATTTGTTAGCTAGTCCAAGTCTcgtttcatatattttaatttaactcaTTAGTtcagatcaaatggcttctgcAGCTCGCTTGACCTTCTTTGCCGTTTCCATGGTTttgctttcttcagttgccaTAGCAACTGACTTCACTGTGGGTGATGG from Glycine soja cultivar W05 chromosome 16, ASM419377v2, whole genome shotgun sequence harbors:
- the LOC114391033 gene encoding nucleolar MIF4G domain-containing protein 1-like; its protein translation is MEKQTLEKSRRERRKESRLAKNASKHHSWLLHQKSRALKKHGNNSDSELETKSKSDTSVSPSVKETQIEKLESYSRKHETDEEYMLSEEEHGGSVAKKKKKTKKGFSNKCSRKSMVEMMGLQDVSIAAKKDLELERKLSKKLKVKEGKLRGLDDGLNIILDGMSSAFDFMGEGGVLGTGELSTKRLKKSSSTKKDKFSKKRMKVEAMDDVSRHVETSEEDVESDDVPDSAPSRKKIKKRKLSGQQQEDNAEDDGVGISKPMKSCGMEAELGDAPAEVPEKKAKEKYIAPHLRARAGNEPEEHTQIRRRVRGLLNRLSESNVESITGELSLIFQSVARSVATQILTEEVLASCSSGPRGNQQYAAVFAAFVAGMACLVGVDFSAKFMASFAKCFEDEYNKEDNLSLRNLTLLLSYLCIFGVCSSDLIYDFLVMLSKRLTEADVSIILALLQCCGMKIRADDPAAMKDFILSIQNTSNKLKASSGDDNEKQNSKRMEFMLEIVCDIKNNKRKPNEDSAHHTRIKKWLQKLRVDDILIRGFKWSKLLDPDKKGQWWLSGDVASSTGNVEEVANRIDKDVHETQRMLQLAAAQKMNTDARRAIFCIIMSGEDYLDAFEKLLRLELPGKQDRDIMRVLVECCLQEKVFNKYYTVLASKLCEHDKNHKFTLQFCLWDQFKDLESMPLMRSMHLAKFVAEMVSSFTLSLSVLKTVDLNDITLLTPKRIMHFRILFESILEYPENLVWNIFTRAAVTPELESFRQGLEFFIKEYIVKNNKDLSQKFKLAKRALNNVEGILM